Proteins from a single region of Psilocybe cubensis strain MGC-MH-2018 chromosome 3, whole genome shotgun sequence:
- a CDS encoding Zinc finger CCCH domain-containing protein 59: protein MTTAATKILTVGSAAGSIRDLFSKIKAIDAKYGKFDLVLCTGDFFGPLKDAGDETKEEDDISLLLSGSLEAPLECYVMQGDQPLPAKVVEKFAKTGGELCKNVFLMSKSGIITTANGLRIACLGGTYDPAIFGSAEAAPGFMSPFFSYHTIDRLLSNTLVKSSNSSQKSYSSLASIQASASSSQLVDILLTNVWPISISNLSSVPLPDPQLRSIGAPPLNEVIRKIKPRYHFAAGPSRFWEREPYAWEDEEGRVSRFVSLGAFGGVPVEGKKQRWFYAFNISPIVAATTPAALHTNLTKNPFLESAPRPFKRPLEDGGSGENFIFGNNVQQPAKRSRTGSISRSHGYSKVNQENLLQGTSAGDANLRRQDPSCFVRIFADLFTSTLSMTAQNVLSHRTITYAKSAMKYTPLHSLYECKIHLLICEQVGHFVRDCPTRDARGDTGGKKPKPGYVCRACGSEGHYLDDCLVANQRPPQGERRGGKRGPPKEISTDECWFCLSNPNLAKHLIVAIGSECYVTLPKGQIIPTQSAADHVDVPGGGHVLIVPITHYPTYSTIPPDLAPPILDETEKFKAALTAMYAKYGTVPVIFEVGRLSAKGGHAHVQAVPVPVRLKDKIEETFIKEGRPLGIDFEDDADAALASCANGRGSYFKVDLPDGRKMVHLIKDRVPFSIQFGRQALVSLLGTPDRMDWKACMLSEEQDRADAQEFKSAFAPYNPEL, encoded by the exons ATGACTACTGCTGCTACCAAAAT ATTGACGGTAGGGTCAGCGGCAGGTTCAATACGTGATTTGTTTTCCAAAATCAAGGCCATAGATGCAAAATATGGCAAATTTGATCTTGTACTTTGTACAGGGGATTTCTTTGGCCCTCTGAAAGATGCTGGAGACGAAACCAAAGAGGAGGACGACATTTCCCTTCTACTAAGCGGAAGTCTTGAGG CTCCCTTGGAATGCTACGTGATGCAAGGGGATCAACCTCTACCAGCAAAAGTCGTTGAAAAGTTTGCCAAGACAGGAGGAGAGTTGTGCAAAAATGTCTTTCTAATGA GCAAGTCGGGTATAATTACGACTGCAAATGGGCTGCGAATCGCCTGCTTAGGAGGGACTTATGATCCTGCAATATTTGGCTCTGCCGAAGCTGCGCCC GGATTTATGTCTCcatttttctcatatcaCACAATTGACCGGCTGCTATCCAACACTCTTGTTAAAAGCTCGAATTCCAGTCAGAAAAGCTACAGCTCCCTTGCCTCGATACAGGCATCTGCATCCTCTTCGCAACTCGTGGATATCCTTCTAACAAACGTTTGGCCGatctccatctccaactTGTCATCTGTTCCACTTCCTGATCCCCAGCTCCGCTCAATCGGTGCCCCACCATTAAACGAAGTTATTCGGAAAATAAAACCCAGATATCACTTTGCAGCTGGTCCCTCGAGATTTTGGGAGAGAGAACCCTACGCTtgggaagacgaagaagggCGGGTGTCTAGGTTTGTGAGCCTAGGTGCTTTCGGTGGGGTCCCGGtggaaggaaagaaacaGAGA TGGTTTTACGCATTCAACATCAGTCCCATCGTGGCGGCCACTACTCCAGCTGCCCTTCATACAAATCTCACGAAAAATCCTTTCCTCGAGTCCGCTCCGCGTCCGTTTAAACGTCCCCTAGAAGATGGTGGAAGTGGGGAGAATTTTATATTCGGAAACAATGTACAACAGCCTGCAAAACGAAGTCGTACTGGTTCGATTTCTAGGTCCCATGGG TACAGCAAGGTGAACCAGGAAAACCTCCTCCAGGGTACAAGTGCAGGCGATGCGAATCTACGGAGGCAAGACCCCTCCTGCTTTGTGCGCATATTTGCTGACTTGTTTACTAGCACTTTATCAATGACTGCCCAGAACGTACTAAGCCACCGGACGATTACATATGCAAAATCTGCAATGAAGTATACTCCCTTGCACTCTCTTTACGAATGTAAAATCCATTTGCTTATCTGTGAGCAGGTGGGTCACTTTGTTCGCGATTGTCCGACTCGGGATGCGAGAGGCGACACTGGTGGTAAAAAGCCAAAACCAGGCTACGTATGCCGTGCATGCGGGAGCGAGGGCCACTATTTGGACGATTGCCTGGTTGCGAACCAACGACCTCCTCAGGGCGAACGACGAGGTGGAAAGCGAGGGCCACCCAAGGAAATTTCTA CCGATGAATGCTGGTTTTGCTTGTCCAACCCCAATCTTGC CAAACATCTTATAGTCGCCATTGGCTCTGAATGCTACGTCACGCTACCGAAAGGCCAGATTATTCCAACACAATCCGCGGCGGACCACGTTGACGTTCCTGGTGGCGGACATGTACTAATTGTGCCCATTACACATTACCCAACATACTCAACTATACCGCCCGATCTCGCCCCACCAATTCTGGACGAAACTGAAAA GTTTAAAGCTGCATTGACGGCCATGTATGCCAAATATGGCACCGTTCCTGTCATTTTCGAAGTTGGGCGTCTATCGGCCAAGGGCGGGCATGCACATGTCCAAGCAGTCCCCGTACCGGTACGTCTGAAAGACAAGATCGAAGAAACATTTATCAAGGAAGGCCGTCCGTTGGGCATCGATTTCGAAGACGACGCCGACGCTGCCCTTGCATCCTGTGCGAATGGTAGAGGGAGCTATTTCAAAGTTGACTTACCTGATGGGCGTAAGATGGTGCACCTCATAAAAGATCGAGTGCCTTTTAGTATCCAATTTGGAAG ACAGGCATTGGTATCCTTACTGGGCACACCTGACCGAATGGATTGGAAGGCATGCATGTTGTCTGAGGAGCAAGACAGAGCAGACGCCCAGGAATTTAAATCTGCCTTCGCTCCTTACAACCCTGAGTTATGA